In Setaria italica strain Yugu1 chromosome IX, Setaria_italica_v2.0, whole genome shotgun sequence, the genomic stretch accaaCAAGGCGTGTATATGAAGGACATCTCTAGTCCTGCCCATTGGCCGGCTATTTCATCATAATCCTGTGGCCATATGTTGCCCAAGTCTTGAAACTTGGAGGTATTCCAATGGTAGGCCACTCCTCTTCTCAAAGATGCATTCAAGAAGACGATCTCTTTGTAAGGATGAAACCCAAGAACACCGGTGTATCCGGCATAGTTCCCTTCAGCCACATCGTCAGTATCAAGGACATCATCGTTGTCAGAGTCCCATTCAAATTCCGCTTCCACTACGTAGTTGTCGTCGACGAGAACACTCGCGGCGTGTATGACGGAGGAGGCCACTCCGATCGCAGCGTCTCGGAGTCCAGTTTGGCTGGCCTCGTGCTCCTcggggaggagagggatcaggAACAGTTCAACTCCATCCCGTcgcgtcaccgccgcctccaccacgtGACGTACGCGCCTAGGGTTCCTGATCGCATATCTCTGCTCCAAACCTTCTGCCACAAGAAGCTTCTGCAATTTTCCTGATCGCGCTCAGCTCCCATTCCTCCGCCCCTGCAATTTTCGCCCATCGATCTACCACGCGTATGGGTTCCGGTTTGATTTCGTCCAATTATAGATTCGATTCACCAACGACCTGCAGCATATCACGTTCGTTATTGCTACTTGCTATACCAACAAGATCTGTCTCTCTGCCACCGCAGCCCTCGCGATCTCGGCGTCCAACAACAAGGGAGGAAATCGATGGCGGTCGGACGGGAGCTGCCCGACGACCTCATCGCTGACGTCGTGCGGCACCTCCCGCCGCACAGCCTGGCCGTGTCCCGGTGCGTCTGCCGGGCGTGGCGCGACCTCGTCGACGCGCGCCGGCTGCTGCGTGCGGACCTGCTCCCGCGCTCCGTGGGCGGCATCTTCATGAACTACCGCGCGCTCTATTCCCCGGAATTCTTCTCCCGCCCCACGACGGGcccctcgatctccggcgaccTCGGGTTCATCCCTGGGTTCTCCACGGTCGTGGACCACTGCAACGGCCTCTTGCTTGTCACGGAGACCAGTGACGACTACGTCGCCAACCCTGCCacgcggcggtgggcgcggctgccCCCGCGCCCAACCTCGCAGATGGGGGAGGCCTGTGATCAAATCGAATGCCTCGTGTACGATCCCACTGTGTCACCACACTACAATGTTCTTGATCCCGTCCCTCCCTAATCAGCCCAAGTCAAAGATAGACCCTGAGATGATGCAATCTGAATGGCCACCGTCATCACTGCAAGTGTTTTCATCAATAACTGGGTGCTGGGAGGAGAGGTCCTTTGCTCTCGAAGAAGGGAGCTGGGACTTGGAGGAGAGGTTGTTTGTTTCAGAAAGAGGGCGTATGGTACGAATCATTACTCACACGAAAGTTTATTGGCGAGAAGCGCTCTATGTGCTCTGCAAAAATGGTTTTGTCCTGAGGTAGgtgttcttttttaaaaaaacatccTTAGATTTCCTGGTCTAATCATGGCTAGACTAAATTATGCTCACCTTTGTCGCTgatcattcttcttcttttttttaggaTATCCATGTCAAATGCTTAGTATAGATTGATTCCAAGTCCATCAGATGTTGAATTTAGGTACCATGGATGCCTTTCTTTGGGAAGATCAGAGAAGGGGGTATATTGTGCAGTTGAGCATGATTGGCATGGACTAAGAATTTTTCTCCTCAATGAATCATGTGGTCAAGTGAGATGGGAATTGAAGCATCATGTTGATCTTAGGTCCTTTGCACGTAAGTTTCTTGCACGTGGGGACTCCAGTCAACAACATAAAGGACCTTGGATATTACAGGATATTAACAATTACAAATATCCTTATGACAATGGTTTACAAAGAGAGGTAGTGGATGACAACTTTGAATGGAACTCTGACGATGATAATGTTCTCAATACAGATGATATGGTTGAAGGGCACTTTGAGGGATATACCGGTCTTCTTGGATTTCATCCTTACAAAGAGATTGTCTTCTTGAACTCGGATTTGTACAGAGTAGTAGCCTATCATTGGAATACCTCAAAATTTCAGGATTTGGGCAACATATTTCCAAAAGAATACCTTGAGGTTGCTGGCCATTGTGCAGGAATAAACACCTCTTTCACATAGACACCATGCTGGATGGATGATTTCCCAGAAAATAATTTTGAAGTGCGAATCGAAAAGTAGCACAAATGTGTTGCTACTGTGGAAGCAATGTATAGAAGACAGTGTATTCATGTTTGACTTTCTGCCCCTCTAGTTTGTCTTAATGTTTTGCCTGGGAAATAATCCAAGTTATCATCTTCATtttcacccttttttttttctttttggttgtTGCCTGGATGATAGTGCCATCGGTTTGTAAAATGCACCAAAATATATAAATCAACGTTCATCTATGTTCTATGTTTGTTCGGTTATAACAAGAGTACAAGACATTATCTAAAGAGTTGCTAAACTGCAGCGATCCTTTTTTTGGTTCTTTATTCCATGTCCTCAAGCTCCAGTCGAAACAAATCTaggtaaaaaaggaaaaaaaatgaagtggGACAAGAGCAAGAGCGCCCATGGTTCCAATGCCCGATTCGCCTCTCCTAGCAAAAGGAAAGCAAGGCAAGCTTCGCTTTGCTGTTTAGTACAATTGCCGCCTCTGTTCTtacctctcctctcctctttctaAGCTGCAAGATCTTTTGTCACTGATTCTTCCTTTTAGGATATCCTTGTTGAATGCAAAGTACAGATTGGTTCCAAGGCCATAGATGCTGAATGTAGGCACCATCATGCTTTTCTTTGGGAAGATCAGAGAACGGGGTGTATTGTGCATTCGTGCATGATTAGCATGGACTTCGAATTTTTCTCCTCGATGAACCAAGTGACCAGATGTGATGGGAATAGAAGCATCAAGTCGATTTTAGGTCCTTTGCACGTAAGTTGGATGCAAGTTAGGACTACAATCAGCAACATAAAGGACCTTGCCACCTTGGATACTATAGGATATTAAGACAAACTTTGACAATGATAATTTTCTCAACACAGAAGATATGGTTGAAGGGACATACAGGTTTTCTTGGGTTTCATCCTTACATTGAGATTGTCTTTTTGACTGCCTCTTTGGGCAGAGCAGCAGCCTATCATTGGAATACTTGCAGGGATTTCAGGATTTGGGCAACATATTTTCAAAAGATTACAATGAAATTGCTCTCAGTTGTGCAGAAATAGAGACCTCCTTCATATACACACCGTACCATGCGAAGATAATTTGGAAGCACGAAGTGAAGATTAGAACAAATGTGTGCAAGCACAGGCTCTCTGTCCTTGTATCTAGTTGTATATGCCCTATGCTTCTTTTGGGAAATAATCCGAGTGACCATCTTCATATTTCTACCCTTTTTCTTTGTTGTTGCTGGGTTAACTTCATCTTTTACATCTCATGTGTTGCTCTCAGTTTGTAACGTGAGCCTAGGATATTTGAATCGATCTTGCATTCTCCTTTTGTTCAGTTATAAGTGCAGACTATCTGACGGGTTGCTAAATTGCAGTTATCACGTTTTGGTTCTATATTCATGTGTCCTTAAACCCATGTCCAAACAAATCTTGGGGAGAAAAAAATGAGGTGGAATATCTCCATTTTATTAATCAGTAAAATCTGTTGAGCGAGGCTTTTGAGGGCATGTGCGCGACACAGTGATTGGCATCGTGTCCTGGATTCTGATTTCCGGCTGCTACTAGTGCTACAGTACTGGATCTgtgtcccggccgccgcccttgCCATCTCGCCGTCGAACAGGAAGGAACAATGGCGGAGACGCTGATCGGGTGGGAGCTGCCCTACGACCTCATCGCCGACGTCCTTCGCCGCGCGGCCTGGCCGTGTCCCGGTGCGTCTGCAGTGCGTGGCGCGACCTCGTCGACGCGCGCGGACCTCCTCCCGCGCTCCGTGGGCGGCCTCTTCCTGAACTACCGCGCGCACTGCTTCCCGGAGTTCCTCTCCAGCCCCACCACGGGCCCCTCCATCTCCGGCGACCTCGAGGATTATGATGGAAGCCTTTATCTGGGAATTTCACAGAAGGGGGTGTATTTTGCATTCAATCATGACTGGCATAGAGTTTGGATTTTTCTCCTCAATGGATCATGCGGTCAGATGGTCTGGGAAATGAAGCATCATGTTGATCTTAGGACCTTTGCACGGAAGTTGCATGCACGTGAGGACTACGGCGATCTGCAACATAAAGGACCTTGGATACTGCAGGATATTAGCTATTACAAATATCCTTGTGGAAATGATAAACATAAAGAGGTTGTGGAAGACAACTTCAATTGGAGCTCCGACGACGACAGTGTTCTCAACACTGAACATATGGTTAAAGGACACTACGATGGATATACCAGTTTTCTTGGATTTCACCCTTACAAAGAGATTGTCTTCTTGAATGCAGCGTTGAGCAGAGCAGTAGCCTATCATTGGAATACCTCGAGGTTTCAGGACTTGGGCAACATCTTTCCGAAAAATTACCGTGACATTGCTGGCCAATGTGTAGACATCGAGAGATCTTTCCCGTACACACCATGCTGGATGGAGTTCCCAGAAATAAAGCTGCAAGTGTGAATTTAAGATGAGCACTCATGTTTTCGCAAGCTATGCGAGCAAGGAGTAGACAGTACCATACTACCAGTGCTCGTGTTTTGACACTGTGACCTAGTTTTTGTCCTTTATTTATGTTTGCAAATAATCTGAGCGACCATGTGTCTTTGCTCTTTAGTAACCAATGCCCTGGCAATTTGGAAGCTCGAAGTGAAGATTAGCACAAATGCACTGCAAGCTATGGGAACGATGGAGTACAGCATACCCTTTGTTTACGATTCCATCTTTTTTTTGAGCAACGGTTTCTTTATCAAAATAATCTGAGCAGCCGTGTCTTCAGTTTTTCATCCTCCTTTGCTTGTTTGATTACTGTCAATATAACAAAGCAGCCATTTCATATGCGCTTTGCGTTAGAATTTGAGTGTTTCCTGTTGCATGATCGATGCTACATTGATATTTCATAATTGGACTGACCGCATATTCTATCTTCTTGTTTTATTATTTCTCATCGCTGCATCGGTTGTCTTTGTGGTTGTCTTGTGCGCTGTTTATAGCTCAATCAGCCCAAATCACTACTAAAACTAGTGATGGCGGATCCAGAATTCATGAAAATGTATACGGAGCACCGCATCAGAATAACAAACACGGCGATAGCATGTGTGAAATTTGTTGGATCGCAATCAACAATAGTCCAGTCCATGTACTGAAGCCGCACTATATCTGCAGCCACAAATCTTGGAGACAGAAAGGAGCCAGCAAACTACTGCATGGGATATAGTACATTAATATCTCAAGGGAACTAAATCAACACATGGTACTTGCTTTAGTTCCCTTGAGATTCTTTTGAGTTTGGGCGGGCCACGCAGGAGGTGCCTGCACAATCTCATGCCGTGCAAGAGGTCGGTAAATGTTGAACGGGCACCACATTTGAATAACAAGCTAGTATGGCTTGGAAAAAGATCGAAAAATATGTAGAAAACAACCAGCATTTCTTATAGGATCCAAATTTTGAGTGTAGGTCCGAAATCAACTAACAGTCCCgataaagaaaaacaaacagTCTGGGACCAATCAAAACCTACTACTATAGTACTATGCTGTGCCGCCGGAAACAATTGTCAATAATAAAGAATACCACAAACTCTTGGGCTCTTGCCACCAGGCTTCACTGAAGAAAGTATCGTGAATACGTTCAGAACTGAAGTGTGCACTCGCATGTCAGAGTTGTCGTGGCAGCTGTTTAGGTTGCCTCCACTGAGTATCTCGCTCAGCATGTTCCGCGTTTGCACATTGTTAGCTTCTCGGTTTTccctagaaaaaaaattatgcgaCAGCATATATGTCATGAAAAGGCTTCTTTAAGTTATCGAGAATGAAATCAAcgaaaataaagaaagagaaaagctGAAATGGAATTGTCTGTCTGGGGAAATAACATAATCTATTGGGCCAGCACAGAAAACAACAAAATACAAAGAGATTCCATCCTAATAAGCCAAAGGTAATCCGATAGAAGCACGGTACTCACTGATATTGTGAAATAAGATCCTACAAAATTATCAATGTCGAGTCCTGACAGCAAAGTAAAGAAACATATACATCCACCATATTTTCTCACTGATATAGTTAGTTCCTTGAGCAAATATGTTTTCCCATTTTCCAGGTGCCCAAGCTTGTATCAATTAGCTTATGATTTCAGGGAGAATATGCTACTAACCTAGGTTGAGTTCAAGGATATGCCACTGTCTAATTGACATGTGTGGGTCATTGGACCAATGAAAGTCAACCTCGGAGACTGACTGTACCCGCATGGTAATGGAACATGAGATGGGAATATCTTGAGAAACTCCATAAGTAATAGGAAAAATGATAGAAGGTGGCAAGTCAGGACCAACCAGGGTTCAAAATCTTAATATTGGAATGTTTTCTGCTGGTTGGCCAGTTTACTGATGAAAAAACACTCCAGCTAATGTTTCAGTATCCGATGCTGTTCTGAATATATAGTCAGTTTTGTTCAAAAATCGTACAGCCATATTGGAAGTACTTACTAAGGGTGTGCTTGGATGCGAGGATGAAGTGGGACGGGATGGGACGGACCTTCTTTTGCAAGTCTAACACATGCCTTGGTATGGATATTGCTATCAGTTTTACAAAGCATACCATCTTTGGATATGCAAACAATCATATCAAACCACAATGTTATACATTAGTTACCTTCTGCTGTAAAGTAGTTGTTCCTAAAGATTACTTTTGCCAAGACCATATGACCATATGCCTATGTATAAGCCTACTTTAGTAGTTTAGTGACATTGTTTCAGTTTTATCACcaacaaagaaacaacaacgTTTTCTGATGAATCACACTGAAATCATGATTGATTCTACAGTCTCCACAATGTCCACGTCTCCAGTGCCAATGTTACTACAAAACTCTGTACAGTTTTAGCTAATATGTGTGAGGACAACATTTGTATACAAATGCAACTACGCATCAAATCCCGATACACACATTGGTCAAGGCTaaagtatttttattttaattttcatGCTTTGTGCTAGACTTTTCTATAAGAATCTCTCTAAAGAGCAAATAAATAACTGAATTTGAACTATGAATTTGCATTATTTTTTCCCCCAACCTAATGATTTTCCCAACTACAGAAATCCGAGGTTCCTCGAAACGATGGTAATTGGTACCTAGCAATAATTACCAGGATACTGAACAAGATTATCAGATTCCATCTTTGGTGCAGTTGGCAACCATAGGGACTCCATGAATATATTGAGACTGACACATGTGACAAATGAAGCAGAATCTGAGTTGCAGATGTGATGGGGGGCATACTCGGTGATTTTATAGCAGATTCATGCCCTGGGATCTATGTATCCAACAATTTATCTTGTTGGTTCTTGCTTGCTTCCAGCTTATTACTTTCCTCCCTTATCACACGCTTGAAGTTACTGAGCTCAGCAGAGTCATCACCATACACCATCTTGATGTTATCCAGGCAAGCACTGAACAAGCAGATAAATCGAATATTCGAATCATCATTTCAAAGTTGATGAAAAAAACATGCAGATACATAAACAAGGACCGAATAGCAGACCTGCAAGCTTCCCGATCGAATCTGCTGCGTGGCACGCCAAAGAACTCATCGAAAATCTTTGGTTCCACCCTGCAGAACGAAGGTCGGTCTAAAATAGCAAGACATCGGTCAGAATGACATCTGAATTACAAAAACCGCATTAACAAACCGGTGATAAGCAACTACCTTGGTAAATGTTGCAGGTGCGGGTGGCCTTGTCGTAGTTGATGCACCATCCGTCGTCGCCGGTCATGCTCCTGTACAGCTGCACGCAATGATCAACACCGTCGCCATCAGTTGGTCGATTGATGCGCAACAACAAATTCCACGCTCAAAGTGACCGAAATCTCGCATCCTCCGTCAAGAAACAATCCTTTGTTGTTCCCGGATACTGCAAAACGCTGAGGTTGCCGACGATCCTACCTGAAGGTCATCGGGGTGGTCGGCAAAGATCTCGTCGGGGGTGGGGAAGTCGGGGCCCTTGTCCAGCTTGCAGCACGCGCCGCACCCGCTCGCGCACTTCCACCGCACCGCCCGCTTCGCCTTTGCCTTCTCCTGCGGCCGCTGCTGCGCACCCCCCTTCctcgcctcgccgccctccGGCCTCCGCGGGCCGCGCGCTTCCTCCAGTTCcgccgggcggttcttcttggcCTCGACCGATGGCCTCGCGCCGgacttcttcttgctgctcggGGTCTCGCCGTGccgaggcaggggcggcggtggcggcggcggggacgggggTGGGGACTTGGCCTCGCCTCGCCGCTGGCCCTTCCTCCTCCTACCGCCCGAGGAcatggcggccatggcggtgaGCCGCATGGATATGGACCTGCGTGCGCTGGCGCCTGCGGCCACCGCGGTGgatgccgccgacgccgccctggcgccgcgcagcagcagcatcttcgCCTCGCTTCAGTAGTTTCTCGCTCGCTTTCGCTTATCCCCTCCTCGCTCGCAAGGCCTCAAGCAGGGCTTGCAGGCCCAAAACAAACTTCAACAACCCAAGACGAACACTGCAGGCCCATATATGTTTTTTAGGTAAGCAGGCCCATATATGTTAGGATTAGACGGCTCGTAAACATGGCTATTGGAGGCCCATGTAAACATGGCCGAAAGTGGGCAAATCCTATCCATATTCCGTAGAAAACTAAACATCTATAATCCAGTAGTAGCCTTaactcgtcctcctcctccgtcccacCCCCATTCCTACCGCCGTGCTCCACCCCTGTCGCCCTCGCATGGCCCACCTTAGGAACGGAGGGTGAGAGGTGGGCGGAAGCGGCCGGCGGTGAGGTCGTTGCCGGGCGCTAGTGGTGGTCGAGGCAGCGACTTAGAGTTAGGGTTTAGGTTACTGGGGTGGGAGCTCTAATGGCCTGCGACAATAGATGAGGAGAGGGTTGGGGGCGCCAGAGgatcggtggtggtggtggtggttcggCCGACAGCGGAGGTGAGACGGCGCGGTAGCACCATCGGCTGGGTGGGGTCGGACGGTCGGTGACCGGTGGTGGGGGCGAGGATGCCCATGGGATTAAGAAGAGCGTGCGGCGGTGGTCGGCGTGACGGcgcggcagccgccgccccAGATAGATAGATAGGAGCTCCGAAAGTGATTGTGAGGTGTTCGGAAAAACTACTGCAGTCAAAGGTTCGCGATTGTGGGGTGTTTAGAATTTAGGAATAGCAGTCACTTCACGCTAAACGGTAATCCTAGCTATTTCGATGAAATTTACTAATAAAGCCGGCGGCACTATGGTGGTCGAAGAAAGCTAACAGCAGATATTGTTTCCGTTGCACAAAGAGTGTGAAATAATCTTGAATTATTCCAATCACGTCGCCATCGTTAACGCGCTAAACACCAAAGCACGAGAGCTATACTACATTTCTTTCCTGCCACCCTCCGTTCATGAGTTGAGAGTTGACCTCGACTTGTAATGTTGAAAAATGAGAATCCTCTCGTTTCCCATTCGTCCAAGTGTCCATGCAAAATTGTCCTTCTGGGTATATTTTAAATATGTTCAGTTGTGCACCTGGCAAAGGTGTGCACGGCAATGGTTTGGTTCGTACGTTGTATTGCACTGGTCGATTACTAGATTTGGTCAGGATAGATGTGTTGCGTGTCCGCATGTGGTACTCCCTCCGAGTAGTCAGCTAGCTGAGAATGACCTCACAACCTCACATCAAAAGTTAAAAGTGCAATATTAAATTATGAGAAATTTACATTACGGAATAAATTAATCACAACAAACTCTACAAGGGCTAACTATTACATGCAGCTGGTTATTGCCCAATCTTTACATTAGGGCTGAGGCTAAAATTCTAAGAGTTCAATAATTCAGTTTGGACCCATTAAAATATCACCGCCATGTGCTTCTCATCTCTATGCAAACAAACACCCGAAATCTTGCTGATTGGATCTGACACCAGTACTGTGGAAGATAATTTTCTGATCTGTTTAGGTGAGCTTGtgaagatgcatatgcatagcGCAGAACACCAGAACTCTACCTCCATGGCTACTCGATTAGCTCATGTATCCGTCTCCGTCTGTAGCTAGGAGAAGGAACGAAGTGCCCTCTAGCTGAGTTCATACCGGTATGCATGTAATAAACGACTTTTCATTTTCATGATTGGACACTGCATGCAACTGCTTTTGTTGCTCGTCAGTGTACCAGCTTGGAGTATGATTTGTAAACGAGTTACAGTCGCCGGTGGACTGGGCAAGTGCTGTCCGTATCGAACAATGCAAAAAACAAGCGAGCCTCCCAGTAGGACTCGGAACTGCTCCCCAAGGATCTCCATGTTTCCCCGTGTATAAATTGCGACGCACGTCGTCGTCCTGCCACCACGACTCATCACCAATCGACGCAACCCTTTGTTCGTCCGCGCGCACCCGCGCCCCCCGCGCAACTCGCCTTCGATCGCCCAACATGAAGCTTCTTTTCGCCGCGGTCTGCGCCCTCGTGCTCTTGCTGAACGGTATGTTCGCGTTCTACTTGCTCTCGAATTGATTTCACAACTGTTTTAGTTGTTCTCGGAGCTTTATTTAACGTCGATCTGCATGTTACGCTGTTTCTTGTTAATTAGCAGCTGGTCCTGTGGAGTCCCGGCGCCATCGCGACCGCGACTCGGGCCGGCGGTATAAGCTGTTCGTGTTCGGCGACGAGTTCGCCGACACCGGCAACTTCCCGCTAGCGGACTTGACCAAGACGACGCGCGCATGGTACTACCCGTACGGCAGCAACGACAAGGAGCACGGCACCGCTCCAAGCGGCCGCTTCTCCAACGGCATGGTCCTCTCTGATTTCTTCGGTACGTAATAAGCTCGGATATGATCATCAGTTATATAAATCTTGGTCCTGTCTGATCAGTATACATGGGGGCTTTAATTAATTTGTGCAGCGAGGATTCTTGGGAGGAAGGAGTCCCCTCCGGCGGAAAGTAAGAGGCAGCAGGACGGCGTCGACCCGTCCGGCATGAacttcgccgtcggcggcgccggcgtggtgGAGGGGACGAGCGACGCGCCCAACCTCGGCAGGCAGGTGGACAAGTTCAAGAGGCTGGTCAGGCACGGCACCATCGACGAGGACCTCACCGACTCCGTCGCGCTCATCGCCTTCTCCGGCAGGCGCGACTACGAGCGCTTCAACGACATGTCCAGCACCGAGGTGAGGGCCAAGGCCCAAGAGGTGACGGACAAGATCGCCGACGCCGTGGACCAGCTGATGGAGCTGGGTGTCGAGAAGGTGGTGGTGACCTCGCTGCCCCCGCTCGGGTGCACGCCATGGCTGTCGAGGTCCGAGGACGGCGTCTACGATGGCAAGTGCGACAGCCAGAAGGTCGCGAGCATCCACAACTCCTACCTCGAGGAGAAGGTGTTCCAGAACGAGGCCGTCTTCAACCTCGACCTCAAAGCCGCATTCAGCCACTACGCGGGCCCGTCGCCGCGATGGAAGCAGTTCAAGTACAGGCTGGAGTCGTGCTGCGAGAGCTTCGACCAGAGTGGGTTCTGCGGGCAGGTGCAGGACGGCGAGCCCCAGTACAGCCTGGGCTCCAAGCCGGACAAGTTCTTCTACTGGGACGACATCAACCCGACCCATGCCGGATGGAAGGCCGTCGTCAAGGAGTTCGAGGAGTCCATCAAGAACTACCTCAATATCTAGATAGCTCTAGACTCTAGTTTGTTACATGCCAGTGAGTAGCTTCAATCGAGTCTATTCTAGGTTTAGGTTTTTAGGTCATGCGAGTGAGTCTTTTTTTATAAAACGTTCAAGTATTTCATTAAGAGAATATTAGTAGCAGCAGTTTTTTTATTGTTCTGTATCCAACCGCTAGAGTACCAACAGCTTGCTGAATTTTGTTTTTTGTGGCGTGGTATTTCTGGATGTTTTTGCCGGTTTCTCTACAAGTGACTAGTGCTAATATTATTGTTTGAAATAATGGCCACAAGCTCGTGCTTTTCTTCTGTTGTGCGTAGCGCTTATTTAGTCGCATCATTGCTTGGTTTGTTTTTCAAGAGCTTTTCTCTAAAACTGCTGTATGCAGGAACTGTATTGGTTGTGGGCAAAATTCTTGCAAAGATCAGaataaaaatttctttttctaaaaaaagtaaTTGGATGGGAAGGTACTTTCTGCAGTTCCAATTTGGTCATTGAGGTTTCTTCTAGTCAATTTTACATTCATTGCGAGAACTACTTTATTTTataattcttttttatttaggATACTACTCTACCCGTTTTAAAATGTAAGTCGTATAGGTTTTGTTCGAAATCAAATTTCTTTAACTTTTGTCCGAGTTCATAAAAaaggtattaagatctataacGTCAAATTATAGTTTCATTATAACCGCTAAGAAATATGTTGATAGagatattattatattttttatataacttTGGTTTAGAACAAAGCTAATAAAGTGAACTATAATTTAGAACTGAGGAAGTACCAGGTGCAAGCTTATTACTATCATCAGAGTTGACCTCACAACGCATAGGTGATGTGCCCGTCCCGGCGAGAGTACGTCCTTTCACTAAAAATGAGCTCGCATTTAAAAATTATACTACTGCGACTAGGTGATGTGCCCGTCCAAACGAAGCGTTCGTGACTATACTACTGTGTTCCAAAAAAAAGTAATATTATACATAAAATGATACAAGTAATGCAATCACCTCCATACTTTCAGAAAATATCACTATCGAGCATCAATCATACGCTAGAAACAAGAAACATTTCGCTACAACAACTACCGGACACCATTTGCAGTACAATGGTTCCTGCTAGGTAATTGCGACGGGCACGGCCTTGAGAGGGACGGCCAGGACATTGCCAGTCTTAAACCTTTCGCTGACGTCCAGCTGCTCGGCCGCCATGCCCTCCGGCAACCTCCACTCGAACGCGTGCAGCAGCGACGCCAGCAGGTGCGGCACGACGCGCTCCGCCATGGGCATGCCGGGGCACTGCCTCCGTCCATACCCGAACGGGAAGAACTCGAATTCCTTCCCCCTGTAGTCCACGTCCGCCGCCTTGCCCAAGAAGCGCTCCGGCATGAACCTGTCCGGCTCGTCCCACACCGCCGTGTCCCGCATGATCGCCCACACGTTGACGAAGACCGTGCAGCCCTTGGGCACGGCGTAGCCGCAGACCTCGACGCCGTCCTCCACGGCCTTGTGGGGCACCAGCAGCGGCGCCACCGGGTGCAGCCGCATGGATTCCTTGAACACGGCCTGGAGGTACGGCAGGCCCGCCACGTCCGGCTCCTCGATGGTCTCCTTGCCGCCCAGAGCTCCGGCGATCTCCGCGCGCAACCTGGCCATGGCGCTCGGGTTGCGGAGCAGCTCGGCCATCGCCCACTCCACCGTGATCGTGATCGTGTCGCCGCCGGTGATGAAGACCTCGAACACGATGGCCTTCACGGTGTCGCGGTCGATCTTGCCCGTGGACATGTGATCCAGGAGCACCTGGAGGAAGTCGTTGCCGTGCCTGCCGTCGGCGTTCTCGGCCAGCCTGCGCTCGATTATGCCGTCCACGA encodes the following:
- the LOC111255948 gene encoding putative F-box protein At3g13624 — encoded protein: MAVGRELPDDLIADVVRHLPPHSLAVSRCVCRAWRDLVDARRLLRADLLPRSVGGIFMNYRALYSPEFFSRPTTGPSISGDLGFIPGFSTVVDHCNGLLLVTETSDDYVANPATRRWARLPPRPTSQMGEACDQIECLVYDPTVSPHYNVLDPVPP
- the LOC101763252 gene encoding atherin, producing MLLLRGARAASAASTAVAAGASARRSISMRLTAMAAMSSGGRRRKGQRRGEAKSPPPSPPPPPPPLPRHGETPSSKKKSGARPSVEAKKNRPAELEEARGPRRPEGGEARKGGAQQRPQEKAKAKRAVRWKCASGCGACCKLDKGPDFPTPDEIFADHPDDLQLYRSMTGDDGWCINYDKATRTCNIYQDRPSFCRVEPKIFDEFFGVPRSRFDREACSACLDNIKMVYGDDSAELSNFKRVIREESNKLEASKNQQDKLLDT
- the LOC101774079 gene encoding GDSL esterase/lipase At5g03600; the protein is MKLLFAAVCALVLLLNAGPVESRRHRDRDSGRRYKLFVFGDEFADTGNFPLADLTKTTRAWYYPYGSNDKEHGTAPSGRFSNGMVLSDFFARILGRKESPPAESKRQQDGVDPSGMNFAVGGAGVVEGTSDAPNLGRQVDKFKRLVRHGTIDEDLTDSVALIAFSGRRDYERFNDMSSTEVRAKAQEVTDKIADAVDQLMELGVEKVVVTSLPPLGCTPWLSRSEDGVYDGKCDSQKVASIHNSYLEEKVFQNEAVFNLDLKAAFSHYAGPSPRWKQFKYRLESCCESFDQSGFCGQVQDGEPQYSLGSKPDKFFYWDDINPTHAGWKAVVKEFEESIKNYLNI